Genomic segment of Mucilaginibacter sabulilitoris:
TATATTCCCTTTTTTCATTTCACTAACCGCATAGTCGGCCGCGCGGGCGGTCAGGGCCATATAGGTTAGCGATGGGTTCTGACACGAGGTTGAGGTCATGCAGGCACCATCGGTTACAAATACATTATTAACAGCATGCACCTGGTTCCATTTATTAAGCACAGATGTTTTAGGATCATGCCCCATACGCGCGCCACCCATTTCATGTATGTCCAAACCGGGCGCCCTATGATCGCTGCTCGCCTGAATATTGGTAAAGCCGGCGCTGGTAAACATTTCTGTTAACTGCTCAATGTAATCCTTTTTCATCTTCTCATCGTTGTCATCATAATCCATCGAGATCTTTAACAACGGCACGCCCCAGTCATCCTTTAACTTGGCATCAAGCGCCACGTAGCTGGCTTCTTTAGGTATGGTTTCCCCCATCATGTGGGAGCCTACCGACCATGGACCCAGGTCATCATTTACCAGGTTATCTTTAAGGCTGCTGCCTATGCCATCCCAGCCGCGCTGCCTGCGCCTGTAAGCACTGAAGCCAGATGCGTAACCGCGTAAAAAGTCGGTTTCTTGTTTGAATACGTTCCTGAAACGCGGGATGTAACCGCCGCCGGCCGGATTGCGACCATCGGTTGTCCACTCTTTAAAACCATCGTACTCGGCACTCATATGTGCCGAATAATTATGAAAGGCCACATATTTGCCCAATACACCGCTATCATTCCCTAATCCATTAGGGAAACGGTGCGATGTAGAGTTTAACAATACAAGGTTAGTATTCATGGCGGCCGCATTTACAAAAATGATGCGGGCGAAATAATCAATGGTTTCTTTGGTATTGGTATCAACAACACGAACGCCGGTTGCCTTACCCAATTTATCGTCGTAAATAATAGAGTGCACCACAGAAAACGGGCGCAGAGTTAAATTGCCCGATTTTAATGCCCAGGGTATGGTTGACGAGTTGGCACTGAAGTAGCCGCCAAACGGGCAGCCACGCTGGCAAAGAATGCGCTCCTGGCACTGCGCCCTGCCCTGATCCAGATGAATCTGGTTTGGCTTTGATAAATGCGCACACCGTGCACTGATTACGTGACGGTTGCTGTATTTACTTTTAACATGCTTGCTGAAGTATTGCTCAACACTGTTAAGTGGAAACGCTGGTAAGAACTCCCCATCGGGCAGTTCGGCAAGACCATCTTTATTGCCTGATATACCCGCAAATTTTTCAACATAACTGTACCATGGCGCTATGTCTTTATAACGGATTGGCCAGTCGACCGCAAAGCCATCTCGGGCGGGACCTTCAAAATCAAAATCGCTCCAGCGCTGTGTTTGCCTGGCCCATAATAATGATTTACCCCCTACCTGATAGCCGCGGATCCAGTCAAACGGCTTATCCTGAACATAAGGGTGCTCTTTATCTTTCACAAAAAAGTGGGCAGCATCTTCATGAAAGGCATAGCAACGATTCACTATAGGATTAGCTTCCTGAACAGCCATCGGCATTTCGCCGCGGTGCTCAAACTCCCAGGGGTACATATTAGTTGTAGGGTAATCCTTAATATGCTTTACATCGCGCCCACGCTCCAGCATCAGAGTTTTGAGCCCTTTTCCGGTAAGTTCTTTAGCAGCCCAGCCACCACTCATCCCCGAACCAATTACTATAGCATCAAAAGTACGGTCCTTAACGCTATCAATATTTAAATTAGCCATTTCTTATACTGCTTGCTTTTTCCTAACCGGGTAAAACGCGTTGTACCTGCCCGGTACCAATTCGTAAACCACTTGTTTAGTCATAAAATATTTTGAGGTGGTATAGCCGTTTACCGTTTGCCCTTTGACCATACCATAAAAACTTTTCAATTCAGCAGGATAGGTTGTACTTTTAGGGTCTTTATCCTGTTCAATACTCAAAAGGGTTTGTTCGCGCTGTTTTTGATCACACTCGCCAAATGAACGACTGTATTGCTTTTTAACAAGATCTGTAAACTGGCCCATACCGGTCATAAAATCCTGCTGATCTTTTTTGGTATAACAATCATCAACCATTTTTAATACAAATAGATGCAACTGCAGATCCTTAGCACCAGGTGTATTTGTTTTAGGGATAATGGTTTCGGCCATATCACCAATCAGCTTTTCCTGATCGGCATTAATATCAACATTTTTAAGTTTAACTGAGGCTTTGCCGCTATTATGTACACACGATGGCAATAATGCCGCCCCCCCAATAATTAATGCCAGATTTTTAATAGCGATACGCCTGTGCATATAAAGTAAATTGTTTTAGCAATGTTTAATTAAATATACCTGCATTATAAAATGTATACAGGTATATTTTTATAGTTGGTATGTTTTGGTTCGTAAACGATTTTCAAACTTAGTAATTTTAACTACCTTAAAAAGGGTTAGTCTGAAATTTATTCTATTTGGAAAGTTACCTTAATAATATTAATAACCCCATTTTTTCATGATTTGTAAATCAATTTTTACACAATCAACCGGGTCTTTACCCTGATAGGCTTCCTGCTCAATAATAAACAGCACGGTACCACCTTTTCTACTGGCTGCACGTACAATTTCCTTAACCGGCAACACACCTGCACCCAATATGGTACTTTCGGTATCATCGCCATCGCTTCTTGGAGCCACCTTAATTTCGTCCTTTACGTGCAACGATTCAAAACGTCCCGGATATTTATTAATAAAATCAAGCGCTACCCCGCCGGTACTGAACATATTGCCAATATCCATTTGCTGTGCAACCAGCTTAGGGTCGGTATTTTGGATGATAAAATCGTACAAAGTAATATCCCCTACTTTGGTACTGATCTCAAAATTATGGTTATGGTACCCAAATTTCATCGCGAATTTTTGGCACAGTTCACCGCATTTATTAAACTGCTCCATAAAACGCTTTAAAGCATCGGTATCATGGCGCAGGCTTTCATCAAGCCAGGGACTGATCACATATTTTTGGCCAACTGTAGCGGCGTCCTCAACGGTGTATTTCCAGGCGTCGGTAAAATCATTTTTAGCGGCGTCCCAATGCTGGGCTGTCATCACAGTATGGCCGCTTGGCATTTTCAACTCCAGATCGGTAAGTAGCTTTTTAAAATCCTTAGCTGTATAACCGTAAAACTTACGGTCGACGTAGTTGGCGTGTTCAACATGGTTATAACCGGCATCTGCCAGCTTTTTAAGCGTCGCCTTCGGATCGGCTTTCATGGCATCACGTACGCTATAAAGCTGTACCCCAACACGTTGCAGGCGTTTTTCTCCGGCTAATAAATTATCTGGCAACAAAGTTGCGCCAGCCAGTGCGATGGCGCCGGTTTTTAAAAATGATCTGCGGGAGGTTTGCATAGTGTTTTTTGTTTAAAGGTTAATATAATTGGAGTTAAGAGATAAGAATTAAAAGTCAAGATAAAAGTAATTTATATCAAAACGAATTATCCTGTTATAATTCTATATATTCTCTGTGATTCTAAATTCCGAATTCCCCCTACTTGCTCATTGGAAATGCAGGAAACAATAATTGTGAATTACTTACAAAGGCAATGTGTTTACTATCTGGCGACCATGATGGTGTATTGATAGTGCCCTGCCCGCCATACAGATAGGCCACTACTTTTGAAGGGCCACCGCCCACGGGCATCACCCTGATGAATACGTGCTTATAAAATGGATGATCGCCGGGCTCTACTTCATTTTTAAGGAAAGTAATGTAGCATATCCATTTACCATCGGGCGATACATGCGGGAACCAGTTGTTATGATCGTCGTTAGTGATCTGGGTTTGTTCGCTGCCATCGGCTTTCATGCGCCAAACCTGCATTAAACCGCTGCGCACGGAATTAAAATAAATGTATTTACCATCGGGTGTGTATTCGGGGCCATCATCAAGACCAGGAGTAGTGGTTAACCGTTCTTCGGGACCTCCGCCTGAAGGGATACGGTAAACATCGAACTCCTTACCCCGCTGACCACAAAATACGATGTACTTGCCATCGGGCGACCAGCCATGCATATAGCTTGCACCATGTCCTGTTTCTGTTACCCGTTTAGCCTCACCTCCTGATGATGATACGGTATAACCAATTGATGGGCCGCCATCGCCGCTACTAATAGCCAGCATTTTGCCATCGAACGACAACACGTGATCGTTATTGTTATTTTTTGCCTGACCGGTGTTTAAAACGGTTGGTTCACCGGTTTTAAGATCGAACTTAAATAATGAACCCTCACTGTTATAAATAAGGGATTTACCATCATGCATCCAGTTTGGTGCCTGCAACGACTTTGGCGATTGATAAATAACAGTACTGTTTTGCGTAGCCATATCCAACAATTCGATGCTGCTGCCCAGGTATTGTTTATACGGAACTAACGAAGTTGGTGCAGGCACCA
This window contains:
- a CDS encoding TolB family protein, which codes for MRNKILSLFFCLICAAFFYQKANAQSSGLGIFDDETDVGIVKHKGNTQYDPKLQQYHLAGAGSNIWATSDAFHFVWKRMKGDFILRTNAAFIGKGVEAHRKVGLMIRTSLDSNSKHINAVVHGDGLTSLQYRKAVGGITEEKKSSITGADVIQLERKGNIYTMSVARKGDMFVSEEVDDLDLGDEVYVGIFICSHNADVVEKATFNNVRIVVPAPTSLVPYKQYLGSSIELLDMATQNSTVIYQSPKSLQAPNWMHDGKSLIYNSEGSLFKFDLKTGEPTVLNTGQAKNNNNDHVLSFDGKMLAISSGDGGPSIGYTVSSSGGEAKRVTETGHGASYMHGWSPDGKYIVFCGQRGKEFDVYRIPSGGGPEERLTTTPGLDDGPEYTPDGKYIYFNSVRSGLMQVWRMKADGSEQTQITNDDHNNWFPHVSPDGKWICYITFLKNEVEPGDHPFYKHVFIRVMPVGGGPSKVVAYLYGGQGTINTPSWSPDSKHIAFVSNSQLLFPAFPMSK
- a CDS encoding gluconate 2-dehydrogenase subunit 3 family protein; the encoded protein is MHRRIAIKNLALIIGGAALLPSCVHNSGKASVKLKNVDINADQEKLIGDMAETIIPKTNTPGAKDLQLHLFVLKMVDDCYTKKDQQDFMTGMGQFTDLVKKQYSRSFGECDQKQREQTLLSIEQDKDPKSTTYPAELKSFYGMVKGQTVNGYTTSKYFMTKQVVYELVPGRYNAFYPVRKKQAV
- a CDS encoding TIM barrel protein, which encodes MQTSRRSFLKTGAIALAGATLLPDNLLAGEKRLQRVGVQLYSVRDAMKADPKATLKKLADAGYNHVEHANYVDRKFYGYTAKDFKKLLTDLELKMPSGHTVMTAQHWDAAKNDFTDAWKYTVEDAATVGQKYVISPWLDESLRHDTDALKRFMEQFNKCGELCQKFAMKFGYHNHNFEISTKVGDITLYDFIIQNTDPKLVAQQMDIGNMFSTGGVALDFINKYPGRFESLHVKDEIKVAPRSDGDDTESTILGAGVLPVKEIVRAASRKGGTVLFIIEQEAYQGKDPVDCVKIDLQIMKKWGY
- a CDS encoding GMC family oxidoreductase encodes the protein MANLNIDSVKDRTFDAIVIGSGMSGGWAAKELTGKGLKTLMLERGRDVKHIKDYPTTNMYPWEFEHRGEMPMAVQEANPIVNRCYAFHEDAAHFFVKDKEHPYVQDKPFDWIRGYQVGGKSLLWARQTQRWSDFDFEGPARDGFAVDWPIRYKDIAPWYSYVEKFAGISGNKDGLAELPDGEFLPAFPLNSVEQYFSKHVKSKYSNRHVISARCAHLSKPNQIHLDQGRAQCQERILCQRGCPFGGYFSANSSTIPWALKSGNLTLRPFSVVHSIIYDDKLGKATGVRVVDTNTKETIDYFARIIFVNAAAMNTNLVLLNSTSHRFPNGLGNDSGVLGKYVAFHNYSAHMSAEYDGFKEWTTDGRNPAGGGYIPRFRNVFKQETDFLRGYASGFSAYRRRQRGWDGIGSSLKDNLVNDDLGPWSVGSHMMGETIPKEASYVALDAKLKDDWGVPLLKISMDYDDNDEKMKKDYIEQLTEMFTSAGFTNIQASSDHRAPGLDIHEMGGARMGHDPKTSVLNKWNQVHAVNNVFVTDGACMTSTSCQNPSLTYMALTARAADYAVSEMKKGNI